DNA sequence from the Candidatus Limnocylindrales bacterium genome:
CCTGGTGCCGCCTGCGCTGGCGTTCATCCTGCAGGCGCCGGGCAACCGCGTGCAGGCGTTCCTGGGCCCCGGACACGTCTGCACCGTCATGGGGACCAGGGACTACGAGGCGGTCTGCGCGCGGTACCGGACGCCGGTCGTGGTCACCGGCTTCGAGCCGGTCGATCTGCTCGACGGGGTCCTGTGCGCGGTGCGGCAGCTCGAGAACGGCGAGGCCAGGGTGGAGAACCGCTATGCCCGCGTCGTGCGCGATGAGGGCAACACGGCCTCGCGCAGGCTGCTGGAGGATGTTTTCGAGGTCTGCGACCGGCAATGGAGGGGAATCGGGCTGCTGCCCAAGAGCGGGCTGCGCCTGAGCCACGAGTACCGGGATCTGGATGCGGAGCGGCGCTTCGAGGTGGAAGCGGTGACGTCGGTCGAACCGCGCGAATGCATCAGCGGGCAGGTGCTGCGCGGCCTCAAGCGTCCGTCGGACTGCTCGGCTTTCGGATCCTCGTGCACGCCGCAGAGCCCGCTGGGCGCGACGATGGTATCTTCCGAAGGCGCGTGCGCGGCGTACTATCGATACGGGCGCGCGGGGGCGGCATGACGGCTACGGCGTTGACCGACGCCATCCTTCGCAAGGCCCGCGAGAGCGCAGCAACGAAGGAAGCGTTCTTCACCGAGTTCGCGCCGCAGATCGCACAATGCTGCTCGGCTATGGCCGCGGCATTCGACCGCGGCGGGCGGCTGTTCGTCATGGGCAACGGCGGCAGCGCCTGCGACGCCGAGCACCTGGCGGTCGAGTTCGTCCACCCGGTCATCCAGAAGCGACCGGCGCTCCCGGCCATCAGCCTGAGCACGGGAGCCGCGCTGGCCACGGCCACGGCCAACGACCAGCACTTCGCGCTCGTGTTCGCCAACCAGCTACGCCTGCTCGCGCGTGCCGGCGACATCGCGCTGGCGATCTCCTCGAGCGGGCAATCGGCCAACATCGTGCGCGGGCTTCGGACGGCGCGCGAGCTGGCGATGATGACGGTGGGGTTCTCCGGGCGCGACGGCGGGCGCATGCGCGACCTCTGCGATTACTGCTTCGTGGTGCCGAGCTTCAGCATTCACCGCATCCAGGAGGCGCACGAGACGTTGCTGCACATTCTGTGGGACGTCATTCACGTCAGCCGCGGCGAGGAGGACGTCCTGTGACGGACTGCCCGCTGCCCTTGTCGTCTCATGACCGCATCCTGCTCGGCCACGGCTCGGGCGGGCGCCTGACGGCCGAGCTGATCGAGCGCGTGTTCGTGCGTGGGTTCGGCGGATCCGTGCTGGCGCGGCTCGAGGACCAGGCGACGGTCGAGGCTGGCGGCGCGCGCATCGCGTTCACCACCGATTCGTTCGTCGTCCGGCCGCTGTTCTTCCCGGGGGGAGACATCGGCAGGCTGGCCGTCCACGGCACCGTC
Encoded proteins:
- a CDS encoding SIS domain-containing protein; protein product: MTATALTDAILRKARESAATKEAFFTEFAPQIAQCCSAMAAAFDRGGRLFVMGNGGSACDAEHLAVEFVHPVIQKRPALPAISLSTGAALATATANDQHFALVFANQLRLLARAGDIALAISSSGQSANIVRGLRTARELAMMTVGFSGRDGGRMRDLCDYCFVVPSFSIHRIQEAHETLLHILWDVIHVSRGEEDVL
- the hypD gene encoding hydrogenase formation protein HypD; amino-acid sequence: MKFVDEYRDGSTARKLAQAIRHAATRPWTLMEVCGGQTHTILKHGLDQLLPDGIELLHGPGCPVCVTSLEMIDKAHDIASRPEVIFCSFGDMLRIPGSRTDLLQLKASGCDVRILYSPLDAVRVAEENPHRQVVFFAVGFETTAPANAMAAWLARQRRLRNFSLLVSHVLVPPALAFILQAPGNRVQAFLGPGHVCTVMGTRDYEAVCARYRTPVVVTGFEPVDLLDGVLCAVRQLENGEARVENRYARVVRDEGNTASRRLLEDVFEVCDRQWRGIGLLPKSGLRLSHEYRDLDAERRFEVEAVTSVEPRECISGQVLRGLKRPSDCSAFGSSCTPQSPLGATMVSSEGACAAYYRYGRAGAA